Proteins found in one Corynebacterium canis genomic segment:
- a CDS encoding MFS transporter: MILPASAARSRPGIFSPTYRLTTTGLLTAIMACAFDQTAVTAVMPHIAQELGDADAYSLTFVAALAASIIGMVASGLATDRFGARLSFIVSAATLVLGLLVSVVAPDMPVFLISRAIQGLGTGGLVVAIYAVIAQAYPAALRPAVFAAFAGAWVIPSLVGPGLAGLLTVVFSWHAVFLFALIAVIASIILLAKALVSLPQPEPVVNPRNFTTLLTAIVLAGAATGMSLSSQAQQNWAPLYIIVSLAIALLALRTLTPPGTLKVRRGVPRLVATRGFVDMFFAAEMYLPLVLAQRYHLGPSLTGTALTISGVFWFLGSQYQSRYGAGIPTPLVFRIGCSFMLIGTLWVGVVALLAGHWTVVVLGWALTAIGMGFVYPRMSSKPLELCAPQDTGFTGSALQVTGTIGTTLMLSLCSLIQVFASAALLPSVFVMISAAALPLLVWWRPVVPEPRE; this comes from the coding sequence TTGATTCTGCCCGCTTCCGCCGCACGTTCTCGGCCGGGGATTTTCTCCCCGACGTACCGATTGACCACCACCGGGCTGCTCACCGCGATCATGGCGTGCGCCTTCGACCAAACGGCCGTCACCGCGGTCATGCCACATATCGCGCAGGAGCTCGGGGACGCGGATGCGTATTCGTTGACGTTTGTGGCGGCGCTCGCGGCGTCGATAATCGGCATGGTGGCCTCGGGGCTCGCGACTGATCGGTTCGGCGCCCGCCTTTCGTTCATAGTTTCGGCCGCAACGCTGGTGCTCGGGCTGCTCGTTTCGGTGGTCGCGCCGGATATGCCGGTATTTCTAATATCGCGCGCAATTCAAGGGCTGGGCACAGGTGGGCTTGTCGTCGCGATATATGCGGTCATTGCGCAGGCATATCCAGCTGCATTGCGCCCCGCCGTTTTCGCCGCTTTTGCCGGGGCCTGGGTAATACCGTCGCTGGTCGGCCCCGGTTTGGCGGGATTGCTCACCGTTGTGTTTTCGTGGCATGCGGTGTTTTTGTTCGCGCTGATCGCGGTCATCGCCTCGATAATTTTGCTGGCTAAAGCGCTGGTGTCATTGCCGCAACCCGAACCCGTGGTAAACCCGCGCAATTTCACCACCCTATTGACCGCAATCGTACTGGCCGGCGCCGCCACGGGAATGAGCCTGTCCTCGCAGGCGCAACAGAATTGGGCGCCCTTATATATCATTGTCTCGCTCGCGATCGCGCTGCTTGCATTGCGCACACTGACTCCCCCGGGAACGCTGAAAGTTCGCCGCGGAGTTCCCCGCTTGGTAGCCACCCGCGGTTTTGTGGACATGTTCTTTGCCGCAGAAATGTACCTGCCGCTGGTGCTGGCGCAGCGCTATCACCTAGGCCCGTCGCTGACCGGCACCGCGCTCACCATCAGCGGCGTGTTTTGGTTCCTGGGTTCGCAATATCAATCGCGCTACGGTGCGGGCATCCCCACGCCGCTGGTGTTCCGCATCGGCTGCTCCTTCATGCTGATAGGCACGCTGTGGGTAGGGGTGGTGGCGCTGCTCGCCGGGCATTGGACGGTGGTGGTGCTCGGCTGGGCCCTCACCGCAATCGGCATGGGGTTCGTATATCCGCGCATGTCTTCGAAGCCATTGGAGCTTTGCGCCCCGCAAGATACCGGCTTTACCGGCTCCGCGTTGCAGGTAACGGGCACCATCGGAACAACGTTGATGCTATCGCTGTGTTCGCTCATACAGGTGTTTGCCAGTGCCGCCTTATTACCGAGCGTATTCGTGATGATCTCGGCTGCCGCGCTACCCTTGCTGGTATGGTGGCGTCCCGTAGTTCCTGAACCAAGAGAGTAG
- a CDS encoding alpha/beta hydrolase translates to MKELPLAPDWTTDILGSDYQRRTFALGPDPDGEGTVIATLVRRRGPATSDPNAPAMVFVHGMSDYFFHTHVAEFFTAAGWAVYGVDLRKCGRSWREGQRWHHTSELKFYFADLTAVFDYVRSHHPTVVWNGHSTGGLTLALWFDYLRRRDPARHADIAGAVLNSPWLELMYARPKVHIGTLLYNVLGKIRPAKQLAIDPLGSYGKSLHTSEYGDWDYNVAYKPFGGQPKNYAWLRTILLNQRSIHRGDIECELPLLVLCSTETWLRPEFSERVHSADGVLDVHQIRRWARTLSPDVTIAPIPGARHDVYLSRPEPLATALETTLRWASSLIDAPPSRPDQK, encoded by the coding sequence ATGAAGGAACTGCCGCTCGCCCCGGACTGGACCACCGACATTCTGGGTTCGGATTACCAGCGGCGCACGTTCGCCCTAGGCCCCGACCCGGACGGCGAGGGCACCGTGATAGCCACGCTCGTGCGCCGGCGCGGCCCCGCGACCAGCGACCCGAATGCACCCGCCATGGTGTTTGTGCACGGCATGAGCGATTACTTTTTCCACACCCACGTGGCCGAGTTTTTTACCGCGGCGGGGTGGGCGGTCTACGGTGTTGACCTGCGCAAATGCGGGCGTTCCTGGCGCGAGGGGCAGCGCTGGCACCACACTTCGGAGCTGAAGTTTTACTTCGCCGACCTGACCGCCGTGTTTGATTACGTGCGTAGCCACCACCCCACCGTGGTTTGGAACGGGCATTCGACAGGCGGGCTGACATTAGCACTGTGGTTCGACTACCTGCGGCGGCGCGATCCGGCGCGGCATGCGGATATCGCCGGCGCCGTGCTCAATAGCCCGTGGCTCGAACTCATGTACGCGCGGCCCAAGGTGCACATCGGCACGCTGCTCTATAACGTGCTGGGCAAGATCCGGCCCGCGAAACAGCTTGCCATAGACCCGCTCGGCTCCTATGGAAAGTCCCTGCACACCAGCGAATATGGCGATTGGGATTACAACGTCGCCTATAAACCTTTCGGCGGCCAGCCGAAAAACTACGCGTGGTTGCGCACCATTTTGCTGAATCAACGCAGCATTCACCGGGGCGACATTGAGTGCGAACTCCCGCTTTTAGTGCTGTGCTCCACCGAGACCTGGCTGCGCCCCGAATTTTCCGAACGTGTGCACAGTGCCGACGGCGTCCTCGACGTGCATCAAATCCGCCGTTGGGCGCGCACACTCTCGCCCGATGTCACCATCGCACCCATCCCCGGCGCACGGCACGACGTGTACCTGTCGCGCCCCGAACCGCTCGCCACCGCCCTCGAAACCACCCTGAGGTGGGCGTCTTCGCTTATCGACGCCCCACCCTCCCGCCCCGACCAGAAATAA
- the mtr gene encoding mycothione reductase: MKHYDLIIIGTGSGNSIPGPEFDDQSIAIVEKGTFGGTCLNVGCIPTKMFVYAADVATEIREAAKYNLSASLTGVDWPAIVDRVFAQRIDPIAAGGEAYRRGEETPNIDVYAEHARFVDKRTLQVGEETISGERIVIATGARPSVLPVIAESGVDYYTNENILRLPALPKTMIIQGGGFIAVEFAHIFASLGVQVTITNRSPILLRKADETISQRFTEIAAEQWNLKLGRTVTAATQDARGVTLTLDNGEQLTGEILLVATGRTPNGDQMDLARGGIEMDGERIKVDEYGRTTAAGVWALGDVSSPYQLKHVANAEMRAVRHNLLHGDDLRPMPHEHVPAAVFTHPQIASVGMTEAEAKQAGLDVTIKIQNYGDTAYGWAMEDTTGFAKLIADRKTGRLLGAHYLGPQASSLIQQLITVMAFDLDVREVARNQYWIHPALPEVTENALLGLDFD; encoded by the coding sequence ATGAAGCATTACGATCTCATCATTATTGGCACCGGTTCCGGTAACTCCATTCCCGGACCTGAGTTCGATGACCAATCCATCGCCATCGTGGAAAAAGGCACCTTTGGCGGCACCTGCCTCAATGTGGGCTGCATTCCCACCAAAATGTTCGTCTATGCGGCGGATGTTGCCACCGAAATCCGCGAGGCCGCCAAATACAATCTTTCCGCCTCGCTCACCGGTGTGGATTGGCCCGCCATTGTAGATCGTGTGTTTGCCCAACGGATCGACCCCATCGCGGCCGGCGGCGAAGCCTACCGGCGAGGCGAGGAAACGCCGAACATTGACGTCTACGCCGAGCATGCGCGGTTCGTCGATAAGCGCACCCTACAGGTCGGCGAGGAAACAATCAGCGGCGAGCGCATCGTCATCGCCACCGGGGCGCGGCCTTCCGTACTGCCCGTCATCGCCGAGTCCGGGGTCGATTACTACACCAATGAAAACATCCTGCGGCTGCCCGCGCTGCCGAAGACCATGATTATCCAAGGCGGCGGCTTTATCGCCGTGGAATTCGCCCACATTTTCGCCTCGCTGGGCGTGCAGGTGACCATCACGAACCGCAGCCCCATCCTGCTGCGCAAAGCCGATGAAACCATCTCCCAACGGTTCACCGAAATCGCCGCCGAACAATGGAACCTGAAACTCGGGCGCACCGTCACCGCCGCAACCCAAGACGCGCGAGGCGTCACCCTCACGCTGGATAACGGTGAACAACTCACCGGCGAAATCCTGCTCGTGGCCACCGGGCGCACCCCGAACGGTGACCAAATGGACCTTGCACGCGGCGGCATCGAAATGGATGGCGAACGCATCAAGGTGGACGAATACGGCCGCACCACCGCCGCAGGCGTCTGGGCGCTCGGCGACGTTTCCTCCCCCTACCAGCTCAAACACGTGGCCAATGCCGAGATGCGGGCGGTGCGACACAACCTCCTCCACGGCGACGACCTACGGCCGATGCCCCACGAACACGTGCCCGCCGCCGTGTTCACGCACCCGCAGATCGCCAGCGTGGGCATGACCGAAGCGGAGGCGAAACAGGCCGGGCTGGATGTGACCATCAAGATTCAAAACTACGGCGATACCGCCTACGGGTGGGCCATGGAAGACACGACCGGTTTTGCCAAACTCATCGCGGATCGCAAGACCGGGCGACTCCTGGGCGCGCACTACCTCGGCCCCCAAGCGTCCAGCCTGATCCAACAGCTCATTACCGTAATGGCGTTCGATCTCGACGTCCGCGAGGTGGCCCGGAACCAGTACTGGATCCACCCCGCGCTGCCGGAAGTCACCGAAAACGCGCTCCTCGGGCTGGACTTCGACTAG
- the mqo gene encoding malate dehydrogenase (quinone), protein MSDSKVSTIPVTDEVDVALIGAGIMSATLGAMLRELEPGWSQVMVERLDGPAEESSSPWNNAGTGHSALCELNYTPEVNGKIKTANAINVNEKFQVSRQFWAHQREAGVLTDPREFINAVPHVSFGQGEEQVAYLKKRFEALAPHPLFPNMKFTDDPTEFAKMLPLMAEGRDFDREKLAISWTDAGTDINYGAMARQFIDAAKRAGTTVRYGHEVKDIAADGDGWKLKVKNVHTGDLSVIRANFVFVGAGGMALPLLQKARIPEIRGFGGFPVSGQWLRCTNEEIIKQHHAKVYGKASVGAPPMSVPHLDTRVIDGKTGLLFGPYAGWTPKFLKRGSWFDLPKSLRPTNFMSMIAVGFQELGLTKYLITELLKDQQARIESLREYMPAARPEDWELVTAGQRVQVIKPIVGPRFGSLEFGTALINNSEGTIAGILGASPGASIAPAAMVELLERCFGQRMVEWGPKLKELIPSYGIKLSTDQKLYNEMWEYTQRTLDLEV, encoded by the coding sequence GTGTCAGATTCCAAGGTTTCTACAATCCCGGTGACCGATGAGGTAGACGTTGCCCTCATCGGTGCTGGCATCATGAGCGCGACGCTGGGTGCAATGCTGCGTGAACTGGAACCGGGGTGGAGCCAGGTCATGGTTGAGCGGCTTGATGGCCCGGCAGAGGAGTCCTCCTCCCCGTGGAACAACGCAGGAACCGGTCACTCTGCCCTTTGCGAGCTGAACTACACGCCTGAGGTCAACGGCAAGATTAAGACCGCAAACGCCATTAACGTGAACGAGAAGTTCCAGGTGTCGCGCCAGTTTTGGGCGCATCAGCGGGAAGCGGGTGTGTTGACCGATCCGCGCGAGTTTATCAATGCTGTCCCGCACGTTTCCTTTGGCCAGGGCGAGGAGCAGGTTGCGTATCTGAAGAAGCGGTTTGAGGCGCTGGCCCCGCACCCGCTGTTCCCGAACATGAAGTTCACCGACGATCCGACAGAGTTTGCGAAGATGCTGCCGCTGATGGCGGAGGGGCGCGACTTTGATAGGGAAAAGCTGGCGATTTCCTGGACGGACGCGGGCACGGACATTAACTATGGCGCGATGGCAAGGCAGTTTATCGACGCCGCGAAACGCGCCGGCACCACCGTGCGTTACGGCCATGAGGTGAAGGACATTGCGGCCGATGGGGACGGCTGGAAGCTTAAGGTGAAAAACGTACACACTGGCGATCTTTCGGTGATTCGAGCGAATTTCGTCTTTGTTGGCGCGGGCGGTATGGCGTTGCCGTTGCTGCAAAAGGCCCGGATCCCGGAGATCCGCGGCTTCGGTGGTTTCCCAGTGTCTGGCCAGTGGCTGCGCTGTACGAACGAGGAGATTATCAAGCAGCATCACGCCAAGGTGTACGGCAAGGCTTCCGTGGGGGCTCCGCCGATGTCGGTGCCGCACCTGGATACCCGCGTGATCGACGGGAAAACGGGGTTGCTTTTTGGCCCGTATGCGGGCTGGACCCCGAAGTTCTTAAAGCGCGGGTCTTGGTTCGATCTGCCGAAGTCGCTGCGGCCCACCAACTTTATGTCCATGATCGCGGTCGGTTTCCAGGAGCTGGGTTTGACCAAGTACCTGATCACGGAGCTGCTGAAGGACCAACAGGCGCGCATCGAATCCTTGCGCGAATACATGCCGGCTGCGCGGCCGGAGGATTGGGAGCTGGTCACCGCCGGCCAACGCGTGCAGGTGATCAAGCCTATCGTCGGCCCGCGCTTCGGTTCGCTGGAGTTCGGCACCGCATTGATCAACAATTCCGAGGGCACGATCGCCGGTATCCTGGGCGCCTCCCCGGGTGCTTCCATCGCCCCGGCCGCCATGGTTGAGCTGCTGGAACGTTGTTTCGGTCAGCGGATGGTGGAATGGGGCCCGAAGCTGAAGGAGCTGATTCCGTCCTACGGCATCAAGCTTTCCACCGATCAGAAGCTGTACAACGAGATGTGGGAGTACACTCAAAGGACACTCGATCTGGAGGTCTAA